One genomic region from Streptomyces venezuelae encodes:
- a CDS encoding TIGR03364 family FAD-dependent oxidoreductase, with protein sequence MKVIVVGAGVVGTMHAWHAVERGHEVVHIEREAEARGASLRNFGQIWVSGRAGGEELDTALRARELWEGIGARVPGLGFRAIGSLTPVRNDLELAVAEAALARPDAAARGYKLLTADEARAVNPALRGAFEAALWCERDAAVEPRLAQLALREALLATGKYTFLPNREVRDVVGRGAVRDDRGETHTGDAVVLCTGAWLSGLVREVAGEIPVRRVRLQMMQTEPLGEPLTTSVADADSFRYYPAYASPALDALDAGQPQDPTAAAHKMQLLMVQRLDGGLTIGDTHEYEHPFAFDTLEDPYEHLTRVVESFLGRPLPRIRRRWAGVYAQCVDTSRVVHRQRVADDVWLVTGPGGRGMTCSPAVAETTANELGW encoded by the coding sequence ATGAAGGTGATCGTCGTAGGAGCCGGCGTGGTGGGAACCATGCACGCCTGGCACGCAGTGGAACGCGGCCATGAGGTCGTACACATCGAGCGCGAGGCCGAGGCGCGCGGAGCGTCCCTCCGCAACTTCGGCCAGATCTGGGTGAGCGGCCGCGCCGGCGGGGAGGAGCTCGACACCGCCCTGCGCGCCCGCGAACTGTGGGAGGGCATCGGCGCCCGGGTCCCCGGGCTCGGCTTCCGGGCCATCGGCTCCCTCACTCCCGTACGCAACGACCTGGAGCTGGCCGTCGCCGAGGCCGCCCTCGCGCGGCCCGACGCCGCCGCCCGCGGCTACAAGCTGCTGACGGCGGACGAGGCCCGCGCGGTCAACCCCGCCCTCCGAGGGGCGTTCGAGGCCGCCCTCTGGTGCGAGCGGGACGCCGCCGTCGAGCCGCGCCTCGCCCAGCTCGCCCTCCGCGAGGCCCTGCTCGCCACCGGGAAGTACACCTTCCTGCCGAACCGCGAGGTCCGGGACGTCGTCGGCAGGGGCGCCGTCCGCGACGACCGGGGCGAGACGCACACCGGCGACGCCGTCGTCCTGTGCACCGGCGCCTGGCTCTCCGGCCTCGTCCGCGAGGTCGCCGGCGAGATACCCGTCCGCCGGGTCAGGCTCCAGATGATGCAGACCGAGCCCCTCGGCGAGCCGCTCACCACCTCCGTCGCCGACGCCGACTCCTTCCGCTACTACCCGGCGTACGCCTCCCCCGCCCTGGACGCCCTCGACGCCGGTCAGCCGCAGGACCCGACCGCCGCCGCCCACAAGATGCAGCTCCTGATGGTGCAGCGGCTCGACGGCGGACTGACCATCGGCGACACCCACGAGTACGAGCACCCCTTCGCCTTCGACACCCTCGAAGACCCCTACGAGCACCTCACCCGCGTCGTCGAGTCCTTCCTCGGCCGCCCCCTGCCGAGGATCAGGCGCCGCTGGGCCGGGGTGTACGCGCAGTGCGTCGACACCAGCCGGGTCGTGCACCGCCAGCGGGTCGCCGACGACGTGTGGCTGGTGACCGGACCCGGCGGGCGCGGCATGACCTGCTCGCCCGCCGTCGCCGAGACGACCGCGAACGAACTGGGCTGGTGA
- a CDS encoding Gfo/Idh/MocA family oxidoreductase, translated as MTGTDTGPRTPSTPLRVGLVGYGLAGSVFHAPLIAASEDLVLAAVTTGNPERAAEARAAHPGVRVAASPGELWEQGADELDLIVVASPNKTHVAVATAALEAGLPVVVDKPLAGTAAEARGLAALAEERGLLLSVFQNRRWDNDFLTLRRLLDEGALGEVQRFESRFERWRPQLKGGWRESGAPEEIGGLLYDLGSHVVDQALVLFGPAVSVYAESDVRRPGAAADDDTFLAITHAGGVRSHLYVSATTAQLGPRFRVLGQRAGFVKYGLDPQEAALREGLRPVPGTVWGVEPEELWGRIGSGESPVTGGGTPVPSLPGAYQAYYAAVAAALRGTGENPVTAHEAAAALDVLEAAKRSARESVTVAL; from the coding sequence ATGACTGGCACCGACACCGGCCCCCGCACCCCCAGCACGCCCCTCCGCGTCGGACTCGTCGGCTACGGCCTCGCGGGCTCCGTCTTCCACGCCCCGCTGATCGCGGCCTCCGAGGACCTCGTCCTCGCCGCCGTCACCACCGGCAACCCGGAGCGGGCCGCCGAGGCCCGCGCCGCCCACCCCGGCGTGCGGGTCGCGGCCTCCCCCGGGGAGCTGTGGGAGCAGGGGGCGGACGAGCTCGACCTGATCGTCGTCGCCTCCCCGAACAAGACGCACGTCGCGGTCGCCACGGCCGCCCTGGAGGCCGGTCTCCCGGTCGTCGTCGACAAGCCGCTCGCCGGGACCGCCGCCGAGGCGCGCGGCCTCGCCGCCCTCGCCGAGGAGCGGGGCCTGCTGCTCTCGGTCTTCCAGAACCGCCGCTGGGACAACGACTTCCTGACCCTCCGCCGCCTCCTCGACGAAGGCGCGCTCGGCGAGGTCCAGCGCTTCGAGTCCCGCTTCGAGCGCTGGCGGCCGCAGCTCAAGGGCGGCTGGCGGGAGTCCGGCGCCCCCGAGGAGATCGGCGGCCTGCTCTACGACCTGGGCAGCCACGTCGTCGACCAGGCGCTCGTGCTCTTCGGCCCGGCGGTCTCGGTGTACGCCGAGTCGGACGTGCGCCGCCCGGGCGCCGCCGCCGACGACGACACCTTCCTCGCGATCACCCACGCCGGCGGGGTCCGCTCCCACCTGTACGTGAGCGCCACGACCGCCCAGCTCGGCCCCCGGTTCCGCGTGCTCGGGCAGCGCGCGGGCTTCGTGAAGTACGGGCTCGACCCGCAGGAGGCCGCCCTGCGAGAGGGCCTGCGGCCCGTGCCGGGCACGGTCTGGGGCGTGGAGCCGGAAGAGCTGTGGGGCCGGATCGGCTCCGGGGAGTCCCCGGTGACCGGCGGCGGCACCCCGGTCCCGTCGCTGCCCGGTGCCTACCAGGCGTACTACGCGGCCGTCGCCGCCGCCCTCCGCGGCACCGGTGAGAACCCGGTCACCGCGCACGAGGCGGCAGCCGCGCTCGACGTCCTGGAGGCGGCGAAGCGGTCGGCCCGCGAGAGCGTCACGGTGGCGCTGTGA
- a CDS encoding choice-of-anchor A family protein — MERNMKDGRSARGRLAAIAAATVGATALVGALAVNGFADPLPGGLGPCKPGKCPPSGYPGINNGTVEFRDNNINIFVGGDFLVREAAAEAEGKVVVLGGFDQNKRAGVSSVYNVGIVGVGSRVPPVDDTEFLTVGKDLTVASGQRLLAEEGTVKGIVEYGGLLSGTVSPTPVHDTAAADPYTALRAQLTDASQCYAYVNGASRTPTGTAVHSSAETVFTGDGTSALQVFTIDFDLESANDGQQNIVFRKIPAGATVLVNVLGASRTVDTFINGLPDGLRDRVLWNFPDATTVKFEGTAQFAGSVLIGNQASTTTITMPGMNGRFFTTGNLTHASEPTGGGGQEIHAYPFNGDLPSCTDPTPTPTDPTPTPTDPTPTPTDPTPTPTDPTPTPTDPTPTPTDPTPTPTDPTPTPTDPTPTPTDPTPTPTDPTTGGSTGGSTGGDTGGYGDSGDPGGYGDTGGNHGPHGELPETGAGTGQIVMGAAAVGLALGGGILVTVSRRRRRTN; from the coding sequence ATGGAACGAAACATGAAGGACGGGCGGTCCGCGCGGGGCCGCCTCGCCGCCATCGCCGCGGCCACCGTCGGGGCCACCGCTCTGGTCGGCGCGCTGGCCGTCAACGGCTTCGCCGATCCCCTGCCGGGCGGCCTCGGCCCCTGCAAGCCGGGCAAGTGCCCGCCGTCCGGCTATCCCGGCATCAACAACGGCACCGTCGAATTCCGCGACAACAACATCAACATCTTCGTCGGCGGCGACTTCCTCGTCCGCGAGGCCGCGGCCGAGGCCGAGGGCAAGGTCGTCGTCCTCGGCGGCTTCGACCAGAACAAGCGCGCCGGCGTCTCCAGCGTCTACAACGTCGGCATCGTGGGCGTCGGCTCGCGCGTCCCGCCGGTCGACGACACCGAATTCCTCACCGTCGGCAAGGACCTGACGGTGGCCTCCGGGCAGCGACTGCTCGCCGAGGAAGGGACGGTCAAGGGGATCGTCGAGTACGGGGGCCTGCTTTCCGGGACGGTGAGCCCCACCCCGGTCCACGACACGGCGGCCGCCGACCCTTACACCGCCCTCCGGGCACAGCTCACCGACGCGAGCCAGTGCTACGCCTACGTGAACGGTGCTTCCCGCACCCCCACGGGGACCGCCGTCCACAGCAGCGCCGAGACCGTCTTCACCGGTGACGGCACCTCGGCCCTCCAGGTCTTCACCATCGACTTCGACCTGGAGTCGGCGAACGACGGTCAGCAGAACATCGTCTTCCGGAAGATTCCGGCCGGCGCGACCGTCCTGGTCAACGTCCTCGGCGCGAGCCGTACCGTCGACACCTTCATCAACGGACTGCCGGACGGCCTGCGCGACCGCGTCCTGTGGAACTTCCCGGACGCGACGACGGTCAAGTTCGAGGGAACGGCCCAGTTCGCGGGCAGCGTGCTCATCGGCAACCAGGCCAGCACGACGACGATCACCATGCCGGGCATGAACGGCCGCTTCTTCACCACCGGGAACCTGACGCACGCCTCGGAGCCGACGGGCGGCGGTGGCCAGGAGATCCACGCCTACCCGTTCAACGGCGACCTGCCGTCCTGCACGGACCCCACGCCGACGCCGACGGATCCGACGCCCACGCCGACCGATCCCACGCCCACGCCGACGGATCCGACGCCGACGCCGACGGATCCGACGCCCACGCCGACCGACCCCACGCCCACGCCGACGGATCCGACGCCCACGCCGACCGATCCCACGCCCACGCCGACGGATCCGACCCCGACGCCCACCGACCCCACGCCGACGCCCACCGACCCCACGACGGGCGGCTCGACCGGCGGCTCGACGGGCGGTGACACCGGCGGGTACGGCGACTCCGGCGACCCCGGGGGTTACGGCGACACGGGCGGCAACCACGGCCCGCACGGCGAACTGCCCGAGACCGGTGCCGGCACCGGGCAGATCGTCATGGGCGCCGCAGCCGTGGGACTCGCCCTCGGCGGCGGGATCCTCGTGACGGTCAGCCGTCGCCGGAGGCGTACGAACTGA
- a CDS encoding YidC/Oxa1 family membrane protein insertase: MSVFASLVERLADLLQPLFATTATAAAIVLFTMLVRLAVHPLSRAAARGQKARTRIAPQLAALRKKYAKNPERLKKAMLELHAKEKVSPFAGILPSLLQAPAFFLMYHLFSGDRMAGHTLFAAPLGDHWADALSHGGVFGPAGRVYLVLFAIVTAVAVFTYRRTKRQLAAQPLDLGQPTPGAGAIGKVMPLLSFATLITVAVVPLAAALYVVTSTAWSAAERAFLFREGKESAGGKKEPADGKKESTGGKKESAGGKGEPTGRKKASGAVATRA, from the coding sequence TTGTCCGTTTTCGCTTCCCTGGTCGAGCGGCTCGCCGACCTGCTCCAGCCGCTCTTCGCCACCACCGCCACGGCCGCCGCGATCGTCCTCTTCACGATGCTCGTACGCCTCGCGGTCCACCCGCTCTCCCGCGCCGCGGCCCGCGGGCAGAAGGCCCGCACCCGGATCGCCCCGCAGCTCGCCGCCCTCCGCAAGAAGTACGCCAAGAACCCCGAGCGCCTCAAGAAGGCGATGCTGGAGCTCCACGCCAAGGAGAAGGTCTCGCCCTTCGCCGGGATACTGCCCAGCCTCCTCCAGGCGCCCGCGTTCTTCCTGATGTACCACCTCTTCTCCGGCGACCGGATGGCCGGGCACACGCTGTTCGCCGCCCCGCTCGGCGACCACTGGGCCGACGCGCTCTCCCACGGCGGCGTGTTCGGCCCGGCGGGACGGGTCTACCTCGTCCTGTTCGCGATCGTCACCGCCGTGGCCGTCTTCACCTACCGCCGGACGAAGCGGCAGCTCGCCGCTCAGCCCCTCGACCTGGGGCAGCCCACGCCCGGCGCGGGCGCGATCGGAAAGGTGATGCCGCTGCTCTCCTTCGCCACCCTGATCACGGTCGCCGTCGTCCCCCTCGCCGCCGCCCTCTACGTCGTCACCAGCACCGCCTGGAGCGCTGCCGAGCGGGCCTTCCTCTTCCGGGAGGGGAAGGAATCGGCCGGCGGGAAGAAGGAACCGGCCGACGGGAAGAAGGAATCGACGGGCGGGAAGAAGGAATCGGCCGGCGGGAAGGGGGAGCCGACGGGCAGGAAGAAGGCCTCCGGCGCCGTTGCTACTCGCGCGTAA
- a CDS encoding fumarylacetoacetate hydrolase family protein, translating into MKLLRVGPPGAERPALLDQDGTLRDLSALVDDIDGALLADAATLDRVRGAAAAGVLPALDATGLRIGPPVARIGKVVCIGLNYHGHAAETGQATPAEPVVFLKAADTVVGPDDTVLVPRGSVKTDWEVELAIVIGRTARYLETDEQALAHVAGYAVAHDVSEREFQIERGGTWDKGKNCETFNPLGPWLVTADEVPDPQALGLRLWVNGELKQDGHTSDQIFPVAEVVRYVSRFMTLYPGDIINTGTPAGVAMGQPEPKPYLRPGDVVELEVDGLGRQRQELKGA; encoded by the coding sequence ATGAAGCTGCTGCGTGTAGGCCCGCCGGGAGCCGAGCGTCCTGCCCTGCTCGACCAGGACGGCACCCTCCGCGACCTGTCCGCCCTGGTCGACGACATCGACGGCGCCCTCCTCGCCGACGCCGCCACGCTCGACCGCGTCCGGGGTGCGGCCGCGGCCGGTGTGCTGCCCGCGCTCGACGCGACCGGGCTGCGCATCGGCCCGCCGGTCGCCCGCATCGGCAAGGTCGTGTGCATCGGGCTGAACTACCACGGTCACGCCGCCGAGACCGGCCAGGCCACCCCGGCCGAGCCCGTCGTCTTCCTCAAAGCCGCCGACACCGTCGTCGGTCCGGACGACACCGTGCTCGTACCGCGCGGCTCGGTCAAGACGGACTGGGAGGTGGAGCTCGCCATCGTCATCGGCCGCACCGCCCGCTACCTGGAGACCGACGAGCAGGCCCTCGCGCACGTCGCGGGCTACGCGGTCGCCCACGACGTCTCCGAGCGCGAGTTCCAGATCGAGCGCGGCGGCACCTGGGACAAGGGCAAGAACTGCGAGACCTTCAACCCGCTCGGCCCCTGGCTCGTCACCGCCGACGAGGTGCCGGACCCGCAGGCCCTCGGCCTCCGCCTCTGGGTCAACGGCGAGCTCAAGCAGGACGGTCACACCTCCGACCAGATCTTCCCGGTCGCGGAGGTCGTGCGGTACGTCAGCCGGTTCATGACCCTCTACCCGGGCGACATCATCAACACCGGCACGCCCGCCGGTGTCGCCATGGGGCAGCCGGAGCCCAAGCCCTACCTGCGCCCCGGTGACGTCGTCGAGCTGGAGGTCGACGGGCTCGGCCGGCAGCGGCAGGAGCTCAAAGGCGCCTGA
- a CDS encoding GntR family transcriptional regulator, with product MNYQTAPADPGAPVRSGVPEHGRVPKYYAVKAKLTLLVDELGESGLLPTERDLAVRYEVSRETVRQALRELLLEGRVRRQGRGTVVAGPKLEQPLSLASYTEGVRRQGRRPGRSLISLDRFPCPEALAPEVGAERGEPVWHMERVLLADDERVGLESTYVSEARAPRLDVDFDPDSSFYAYLHDHLGVTFGDADERIETVLATPREALLIGTPPALPMLLLHRVSRDTSGRPLERVRTLYRGDRFSFTAHLGRQD from the coding sequence GTGAACTACCAGACCGCCCCCGCCGACCCCGGCGCCCCCGTCCGCTCCGGCGTCCCCGAGCACGGCAGGGTCCCCAAGTACTACGCCGTGAAGGCGAAACTCACCCTGCTCGTCGACGAGTTGGGGGAGAGTGGGCTGCTGCCCACCGAGCGCGACCTCGCCGTCCGGTACGAGGTGTCCCGCGAGACCGTCCGTCAGGCGCTGCGTGAACTGCTCCTGGAGGGCAGGGTGCGCCGCCAGGGCCGGGGCACGGTCGTCGCGGGCCCCAAGCTCGAACAGCCCCTCTCGCTCGCGAGCTACACGGAGGGCGTCCGCCGGCAGGGCCGCCGCCCCGGCCGAAGCCTGATCTCCCTCGACCGCTTCCCCTGCCCGGAGGCGCTCGCGCCGGAGGTCGGTGCCGAACGGGGCGAGCCCGTCTGGCACATGGAGCGGGTGCTGCTCGCCGACGACGAGCGGGTCGGCCTGGAGAGCACGTACGTCTCCGAGGCCCGCGCCCCGCGCCTGGACGTCGACTTCGACCCGGACTCCTCCTTCTACGCCTACCTCCACGACCACCTCGGTGTGACCTTCGGCGACGCCGACGAGCGCATCGAGACCGTGCTGGCGACCCCGCGCGAGGCCCTGCTCATCGGTACGCCCCCGGCGCTGCCGATGCTGCTGCTCCACCGTGTCTCCCGGGACACCTCGGGACGCCCCCTGGAGCGGGTCCGCACGCTCTACCGCGGCGACCGGTTCAGCTTCACCGCGCATCTGGGCCGCCAGGACTGA
- a CDS encoding ABC transporter ATP-binding protein: protein MNSGIRFDGVSVAYGGTTVLDHLDLTVEPGEVMALLGPSGSGKTTALRAVAGFVRPASGRVLIGGQDVTALPPYKRGIGMVVQQYALFPHLRVDANVAFGLKAQKAPKAEIPARVAEALEMTGMAAYTRRYPRELSGGQQQRVAIARALAIRPRVLLLDEPLSALDAQLRSGMLAELARLHRELPDVSILYVTHDQVEALTLADRIAVMDKARLQDCGTPQDLYRRPRTEFTASFVGNANLLPVTVGADGVAFAGTELTVPVTGAAPGSAATLCVRPHLVGLGDGPNALRGRVAEVQWRGSTHRLYVEVGGHRVKADVRELRETPLLGAEVTLHFAPEDAVLLGAGVTDG from the coding sequence ATGAACAGCGGCATCCGCTTCGACGGCGTCTCCGTCGCGTACGGCGGGACCACCGTCCTCGACCACCTCGACCTGACCGTCGAACCCGGCGAGGTCATGGCCCTCCTCGGGCCCTCGGGTTCCGGCAAGACGACCGCGCTGCGGGCCGTCGCCGGCTTCGTGCGGCCGGCCTCCGGGCGCGTCCTCATCGGCGGCCAGGACGTCACCGCCCTCCCCCCGTACAAGCGGGGCATCGGCATGGTCGTCCAGCAGTACGCCCTCTTCCCGCACCTGCGGGTCGACGCCAACGTCGCCTTCGGCCTCAAGGCCCAGAAGGCACCCAAGGCCGAGATCCCCGCCCGGGTCGCCGAGGCCCTGGAGATGACGGGCATGGCCGCGTACACCCGCCGCTACCCCCGCGAGCTATCCGGCGGGCAGCAGCAGCGCGTCGCCATCGCGCGCGCCCTCGCGATCCGGCCGCGCGTCCTCCTCCTCGACGAACCGCTCTCCGCCCTCGACGCGCAGCTCCGCTCCGGCATGCTCGCCGAACTGGCCAGACTGCACCGCGAGCTGCCCGACGTGTCGATCCTGTACGTCACCCACGACCAGGTCGAGGCGCTCACCCTGGCCGACCGGATCGCCGTCATGGACAAGGCCCGGCTCCAGGACTGCGGCACCCCGCAGGACCTGTACCGCCGCCCGCGTACGGAGTTCACGGCGTCGTTCGTCGGCAACGCCAACCTGCTGCCGGTGACGGTCGGCGCGGACGGGGTGGCCTTCGCGGGGACCGAGCTCACGGTGCCCGTCACCGGGGCCGCGCCCGGCTCCGCCGCCACCCTCTGCGTCCGCCCGCACCTGGTCGGCCTCGGCGACGGTCCGAACGCGCTCCGGGGCCGCGTCGCCGAGGTCCAGTGGCGCGGCTCCACCCACCGGCTGTACGTCGAGGTCGGGGGTCACCGCGTGAAGGCGGACGTGCGCGAGCTCAGGGAGACGCCGCTTCTCGGGGCCGAGGTCACCTTGCACTTCGCCCCTGAGGACGCCGTCCTGCTGGGCGCGGGGGTCACCGATGGGTAG
- a CDS encoding DUF6412 domain-containing protein: protein MTVRGQLLRVLTPVFLLLALAGLLLSDGAGLAGVVLAATTVVCALIGAPAAPAVPATRVRTAIRDRERRTAFLPQRDPDAAGRRRPRAPGRPLPTAA from the coding sequence ATGACGGTCAGGGGGCAGCTCCTGCGCGTGCTCACGCCCGTCTTCCTCCTTCTCGCCCTCGCCGGCCTGCTCCTCTCCGACGGCGCGGGCCTCGCCGGCGTCGTCCTCGCCGCGACCACCGTCGTCTGTGCCCTGATCGGCGCCCCGGCGGCTCCCGCCGTCCCGGCCACCCGCGTCCGCACGGCGATACGCGACCGTGAGCGGCGCACCGCCTTCCTGCCCCAGCGCGATCCCGACGCCGCAGGCCGCCGCAGACCCCGAGCTCCCGGCCGTCCCCTCCCGACGGCCGCGTAG
- a CDS encoding heme-degrading domain-containing protein — protein MSAPAGPAGPSEADEVGVLEAQEARLVLPRFTYEDAWALGTLLVGMARERRAPVAIDIRRGAQQLFHCALPGSSADNDAWIDRKRRVVERYGASSFLVGARFRAKGTTFEASSRLDPDRYAAHGGSFPVAVEGAGVIGSVTVSGLPQAEDHAMVVEALERLLSSYASGDG, from the coding sequence GTGAGCGCGCCGGCAGGACCCGCAGGCCCGTCGGAGGCCGACGAGGTCGGCGTACTGGAAGCGCAGGAGGCCCGTCTGGTCCTCCCCCGCTTCACGTACGAGGACGCCTGGGCGCTCGGGACACTCCTCGTCGGCATGGCGAGGGAGCGCCGCGCCCCCGTCGCGATCGACATCCGGCGCGGCGCGCAGCAGCTGTTCCACTGCGCGCTGCCGGGGTCCAGCGCGGACAACGACGCCTGGATCGACCGGAAGCGGCGGGTCGTCGAGCGGTACGGCGCGAGTTCGTTCCTGGTCGGGGCGCGGTTCCGCGCCAAGGGGACGACCTTCGAGGCGTCCTCGCGCCTCGACCCCGACCGGTACGCCGCCCACGGCGGTTCGTTCCCGGTCGCGGTCGAGGGCGCGGGAGTGATCGGCTCGGTCACGGTCTCCGGCCTGCCGCAGGCCGAGGACCACGCGATGGTCGTCGAGGCACTGGAACGGCTGCTCAGTTCGTACGCCTCCGGCGACGGCTGA
- a CDS encoding phosphonatase-like hydrolase has protein sequence MTDTKTDTKHDLVVLDMAGTTVADGGLVEQAFTAAAERLGEDPATMIDYVRATMGESKISVFRHLFGGDETRARQANLAFEEAYGDLVSGGLIAPVPGAAEAIATLKDQGRTVVLTTGFARVTQDAILDALGWQDLAELTLCPADAGGRGRPYPDMVLAALLRTGAVDDVRRIAVAGDTSYDMLSGSRAGAGIVAGVLTGAHGETALREHGATHVLASVAELPARITEYEA, from the coding sequence GTGACCGACACGAAGACCGACACGAAGCACGACCTCGTCGTCCTCGACATGGCGGGAACGACCGTCGCCGACGGCGGCCTCGTCGAGCAGGCCTTCACGGCCGCCGCCGAACGCCTCGGCGAGGACCCCGCCACGATGATCGACTACGTCCGCGCCACCATGGGCGAGTCCAAGATCTCCGTCTTCCGCCACCTCTTCGGCGGCGACGAGACCCGCGCCCGGCAGGCCAACCTCGCCTTCGAGGAGGCGTACGGGGACCTCGTCTCCGGCGGCCTGATCGCACCGGTGCCCGGCGCGGCCGAGGCCATCGCCACGCTGAAGGACCAGGGCAGGACCGTCGTCCTCACCACCGGCTTCGCCCGGGTCACCCAGGACGCCATCCTCGACGCCCTCGGCTGGCAGGACCTGGCCGAGCTGACGCTCTGCCCGGCCGACGCCGGCGGCCGGGGCCGCCCCTACCCGGACATGGTCCTCGCGGCGCTCCTCCGCACGGGCGCGGTCGACGACGTCCGCCGGATCGCGGTCGCGGGGGACACCTCGTACGACATGCTCAGCGGCTCCCGCGCGGGCGCCGGGATCGTGGCGGGAGTCCTCACGGGCGCCCACGGCGAGACCGCGCTCAGGGAGCACGGCGCCACCCACGTCCTCGCCTCGGTCGCCGAACTCCCGGCGCGCATCACGGAGTACGAGGCATGA
- a CDS encoding ROK family transcriptional regulator, with the protein MNVPALRSHNAALVLDLLRTAGETGISRLELAERTGLTPQAVSKITARLRAEGLAAEAGHRASTGGKPRTVLRLVPSAGHAVGVHLDRDELTTLLTDLAGTVVALRRRPVDLGEGAGPVLGAVTDEVRALLTEGAGEAVGPDSGPGLGSVSHAVTGPVTGPVTGPGPDSDSGPDSVPVPVPVPVPVLGVGVAMPGPLDHQAGVPGRVTGFPSWDAYPVRDELARRLGLPVVLDKDTNAAALGLALRPEAPGSFAYVHLGTGLGAGLVLGGAPLRGDRTGAGELGHQTVQLDGPPCDCGGRGCLEVLCLAAVARGELPEAARILGAGAANLVRLLDIDQVLLGGRVVLGAPEVFSDGAREVLAGLGLPTPVAVATAPQAVAVGAAWLVLAPIFGQ; encoded by the coding sequence GTGAACGTACCGGCGCTGCGCAGCCACAACGCGGCGCTCGTGCTCGACCTCCTGCGCACGGCGGGGGAGACCGGGATCAGCCGCCTGGAGCTGGCCGAGAGGACCGGCCTCACTCCGCAGGCGGTCAGCAAGATCACCGCCCGGCTCCGGGCCGAGGGCCTCGCGGCGGAGGCCGGCCACCGGGCCTCGACGGGCGGCAAGCCCCGTACGGTCCTGCGCCTGGTGCCCTCCGCCGGGCACGCGGTCGGCGTCCACCTCGACCGCGACGAGCTGACGACGCTCCTGACGGACCTCGCGGGCACGGTCGTGGCCCTGCGCCGCCGCCCGGTCGACCTGGGGGAGGGGGCGGGGCCGGTCCTGGGCGCGGTGACGGATGAGGTACGGGCGCTGCTCACGGAAGGCGCGGGGGAGGCCGTCGGCCCCGACTCCGGCCCCGGCCTCGGTTCCGTTTCCCACGCCGTCACCGGCCCTGTCACCGGCCCTGTCACCGGCCCCGGCCCCGACTCCGACTCCGGCCCTGACTCCGTCCCCGTCCCCGTCCCCGTCCCCGTCCCCGTCCTCGGAGTCGGCGTCGCCATGCCCGGGCCCCTGGACCACCAAGCCGGGGTGCCCGGCCGCGTGACCGGCTTCCCCTCCTGGGACGCGTATCCGGTACGGGACGAACTGGCCCGGCGCCTCGGGCTGCCCGTCGTCCTCGACAAGGACACGAACGCCGCCGCCCTCGGCCTCGCCCTGCGACCCGAGGCCCCCGGCTCCTTCGCCTACGTCCACCTCGGTACGGGGCTGGGCGCCGGCCTCGTCCTCGGCGGCGCGCCGCTGCGCGGGGACAGGACCGGGGCGGGCGAGCTCGGGCACCAGACCGTCCAGCTCGACGGGCCCCCGTGCGACTGCGGCGGGCGAGGCTGCCTGGAGGTCCTCTGCCTGGCGGCGGTCGCGCGCGGCGAACTCCCCGAGGCCGCGCGGATCCTCGGCGCGGGCGCGGCCAACCTCGTACGGCTCCTCGACATCGACCAGGTCCTGCTGGGCGGGCGGGTGGTGCTCGGCGCGCCGGAGGTGTTCTCCGACGGGGCCCGGGAGGTCCTCGCCGGGCTCGGGCTCCCGACGCCGGTCGCCGTGGCCACGGCCCCGCAGGCGGTGGCGGTGGGAGCGGCGTGGCTCGTTCTTGCTCCGATCTTCGGACAATAG